The Phoenix dactylifera cultivar Barhee BC4 unplaced genomic scaffold, palm_55x_up_171113_PBpolish2nd_filt_p 000077F, whole genome shotgun sequence region atcttatgcatcactcatgaaccaaattacaaatcttaagagcctctaatttaataaaacagggggagaataatgtattaaattttcttgagtatctcttagaaaatctattttgaacctcactaatgagttttaattggcttgctctttagaacttctattttgtgccaattcattattttatgtatcaaattgtgcttattttctaaaggaataaaagaaagtctttaaaagagctcaaagatgtatcaaaaattgcataaactcatattttggtatttgtgccccaatgctcttattatcataaaagaactttgaagtcattaagaattaatgatccaacatgatgatatgtttttccaaatatataagttttgatcttttactctgaaaattaattaaattgctctcatgttgataaaatacttaatagattgggcaaaaggtcttaaatgaacaagctttcatacttagtgaagagaggttagatttccactcatatttttacTTGAATATcattgtggtacttcttgaattaacctaaggaagattccacctacacttgattagaaaactatctgtggtatcaaattaaaaaacctcttgaattcacactcgatgtgttctgctctgatctttgtacttaatgtttcactatctttttgatgttgtcaaaaagggggagaaatatctaagtatatgctatatactcagaatgctttattactttgaattgaatacaaatcagcttaaaatttaaatatgttgattgtgttaagctgattaaatctaaagcattatcatgaagtatgtttttaaatatatatgttttttacttcatgcaacttagctatgtattacttctagaaatcaatatcttttatattgcatatactccaagttttgtcatcatcaaaaagggggagattgatgacccaaagattgattcatagattgattttgatgatcacaaaaccttgaagtatagatactaatgtttatgttgcaaggagaaagatatttattttgcaaggaacatagcaagttggaagaacacaagaaggcctccaaagctctcaagttggaagaaagctacaatttattggcccaaagtttaaagttcaaaggattcaaattggaggagtaaaatcaaaagaaaaattcaaaagaacagtcttcgagtcgactccagtggaattcgagtcgactcataggagtcacaggcagaaaagtcagagagcagtttttcgggtctgagattcgagtcgactccagtggaacgcgagtcgactccgatggttggtaggtcgactccaaagaaagcaagagtcgactctcagcggaacacaaagaaaaagtcagagagcatttttgggactctgagattcgagtcgactcccgcattgcacgagtcgactccgagactccgcgaccatcaacagacagaaaaccaagttactgcctctgagattcgagtcgactcccagacagctcaagtcgactccaagacagcttcacatcaaaaaggcagaagaccaagtttcgcaaactgagagccgagtcgactccaaggaagttcgagtcgactccaagactggacgagccaaaagacagaggatcggaagttcgggctctgagattcgagtcgactcccaggacagtcgagtcgactcgagaggacaaaattcaaaattggatccacgaacttcagtggatgagccgactccgaaattgccaagtcagctccagaagttggcgagtcgactccgggttaagacgagtcgactcccagtcgaggatgcaccataattcaaatttggaacagtggccgagtcgtctccagtaaagcacgagtcgactcctgcaacaggcgagtcgactcctgatcgcgcgagtcgaccccgatcccaacggtaatattgtcaggaagtgcagactgtgtccaacggctctatttttgtctctaacggctagattcttgtttccacgccatcaaaagctataaaaacaagaggagagctaggggagaaggtatggaagtgggagagatcatttaggaaagagattccaaagagattacaagggaaatctcccataagcacaaaagggccattcaaagtaaaatagagagaagaagagcatccaagtgaatcccaaagcttcctctccatccgtgtgctgcctcggtgatcctctacttcgtgccaaatcagaagagggtcaagtaaagaagaagccgagctccttcatcttcaaaactcgtttgagggcttctctttactctatttgtttatattgtcatatttgcttgtttaagaagctttgttttgttttatactttgttttaatatcttgtaacttgattcaatcaagggattgaatcaaggggttaaggtttgttggtgagccaaagggaaaaccaactgtgtaaggtttgttggtgagccaaagggaaaaccaactgtgttaggtttgttggtgagccgagggtaaaaccgagtagggttcgattgtgatcccgggaaaaacaatcggagtggttctagtcggtgagcctggaaaaaccgaccgagttcgttgtgcgctcgtaaaacaacaagttgggttgtgagcttgtaaaacaaccggctgtaatcggtaggattatagtgaaattcccaagaggtcttggggagtggatgtaggtgctggggtgcaccgaaccactatatgtcctttgtgtttgtaatgcctctagttattgtctaactaacacacttacttacttagataaattgcttgcttaattcttatccgcacatcctttagttgcaagcatatttaatcaagtcgaagtctatacatcaaacccttgctaagtttaactttcactgtgcatctatacaacttagcatagttaatcaaaaagttttagaagtagcataaaagttttgaaagacccaattcaccccccctcttgggttgtatctactgggcaacaaacaTGCTGAGCTGAAACGTCAAGTGGATGAACTCCTCGCAAGAGGGTACATTCGTGAGAGCCTAAGTCCCTACACTGTGCCCGCACTCCTCACCCCAAGAAAGATGGTTCTTAGAGGATGTGCGTTGATAGCCGTGCCATCAATAAAATCATGGTTAAATATTGCTTTTTCATCCCAAGGCTAGACGACCTCTTAAATTCTATGTCTGGTGCcacattattttttaaaatcgaTTTGAAGAGTGGGTACTACCAGATTCGGATTCGTCCTGGGGATGAATGGAAGACTGCCAACAAAAGATAGACTCTACGAATGGTTAGTCATGCCATTCGGGTTAACAAACACAATCagtacttttatgagggtgaTGACTCAGATCCTTAGACTTGAATAAATTTGTCGTTGTGTACTTTAATGACATCCTCATATATAGTCgaactcaagagctccatctcaCACACTTAAGGCAAGTCTGCGATGTCCTTAGAAGAGAaagcttctttgcaaacccCAAGAAGTGTGCCTTTCTGATAGATCATGTTACTTTCTTAGGGTTCATAGTGTCTTCTAAGAGTGTCTCTGCTGATCCTGCGAAGATACGCGCGATAGTAGAGTGGCCCGAGCCCAAGTCTCTAGTAGAAGTACAAAGTTTCCATGGTTTGGCCACCTTCTACCGCCGCTTCATTAGGAGTTTTAGTTCGATAATGTCTCCCATTACGAATTGTATGAAGAAAGGAGATTTTATCTGAACAAAAtcggcatcccaagcatttTACGAAATTAAGAAAAGGATGACCGAAGCTCCTATTTTGCGTCTTCCTGATTTCACGAAAGTATTTGAggtcgcatgtgatgcctctggGATTGGCATAGGTGGTGTGTTAAGTCAAGAAGGTCACCACGTCGCATTCTTCAATGAAAAATTAAACGATGGTAGGTTACGCTACTCCATCTATGATAAAGAATTCTATGCGGTGGTGCAAGCTTTACAACATTGGCGACACTATTTGCTAACGTAAGAGTTTGTCCTATATTCCAACCATGAGGCTTTAAAATATCTCAACTTCCAAAAAAAACTAAACCATAGACACGGCCGATCGGTCAAGTTTCTCCAAGCTTACAGCTTTGTCTTGAAGCACAAGGCTGGAGTTGAGAACAAAGCTGCTGATGCGCTCAGTCGATGGATCTTCCTCCTATCTGTGATGAGCACTGAAGTAATTGGTTTTGAGAGGATCAGGGAACAATATACCACTTGTCCTGACTTTAGTAGAATATACCTGACACTGCGAGACGGAGTAGAAAGAGAACAAGACGATTTCTTTCTGCAAAATGATTATCTCTTTCGCTCCGACTGATTGTATATCCCTCGAACCTCATTGAGAGATTTCTTAGTATGGAAAATACACGCTGGAGGACTGTCTGGACATTTTGGGAGAGACAAAACCATTAAAATGGTGGAAAGGCGCTTCTTCTGGCCAagtctcaagagagacgtgGCCAAAATTGTCAGCCAATGTCGCACATGTCATCTAGCTAAACAACGTCAACAGAACACTGGTATGTACACTCTACTACCTGTTTCCGAGTGTCCATGGCAAGATGTTAGTATGGATTTcgtgttagggcttccacgtaccTCTACCAAGCACGATTCCATTTTTGTGGTTGTGGATCGCTTCTCAAAGATGGcttatttttttctctgttCTAAGACTTCTGATGCCTCAAGAATTGCCAAACTCTATTTTGATGAAGTCGTTAGACTCCATGGCCTCCCCAAATCTATTATGTCTGATAGGAACGTTAAATTCATGAGTTACTTTTGGAAAATCCTTTGGCACATGATGGGCACCAAACTGAAATTTTTCTCTGCCTACCACCCTCAAACCGATGGCCAGACTGAAGTCGTCAACCGTAGCCTTGGAAACTTGTTGAGATGTCTAGTAGGTGAACATACTAGAACCTAGGATTTAGTCTTACCAACAgctgagtttgcatataatagctcGGTTAATAAGTCCATAGGCATGAGTCCATTCGAAGTAGTGCATGGTTACAAACCTAGGCAGCCCATAGACCTGATCTCCATGTCTCATCAGCATAAAGTGTCTGAGTCTACACAGTCATTTGCATCGcacctgcattcattgcatcaaaaaATCAGCAAACgcattcactctaataacttaaaatataaatcccttgctgatttgcacagacGTTACCAAGAGCTAAGTGTAGGAGATTATATCATGGTAAGAGTTAGGCCTGTACAACTCCCTTCGGGAACGTTCAAGAAATTGCAAGCTCGTAATGCAGGACAATTCAAAGTCCTAAGAAAAATtagttcgaatgcatatgttgtggatctttctgataactatgggattagtgcgacatttaatattgaagatttagtcccctACAAAAAAATAGCAATTATTCCTTCTGACCCCTTTGTTGACACGTCAACCCTTGTTAATCACCCTGACCCTTTACTTGCTGTTGAGCCGCCACCTCCaaaatttcatgcacgcagagaacaaatagaacatatattggatgagcaggttatgtcAACCAAGAACGGTGGATACCAACGTTATCTTGTtcagtggaaaggtcgaccagaGTCTGACGTGACGTGGATTTTCAGAgccgagttgcagcgccttAACCCTgaccttctggagcagtacgacagccggccagacaTGCACTCGACGGAGACGAGTTTTTTTGCAcctgggaggagttgatggggacatcagagccactCACTCGCGTTCGCACCAGGGATTGGCATCATTGCGACTGGGAGATGATCTTGAGCCACTAGATTGAGTTGGGCCCTGGATTGGGTCCAATCTAGTCTGCGTCATTTTATTTTCTGCATTTTGCTTTTGTTTAATCAAGTCAATTTGGTCGGTTATTTGTTATTAGACAAGTCAACTGGGTTAGTTGTTAAGTTATGTAATTGGGTCGAGTGATTGGATCGATTTTGGTATGTAATCAAtcaattgacttagtcaactgATTGAGGGTCCAATTTTGGTATGTCGTCAATTGTTTGACCTGATGtaaggcctatataaaggccacccctctcataaattagggcattaaagaattgaataaaatctagcctcctttctcctccttcctcctctttctcttcttctcttttctcctcctcttttcttcttcctcttccttctctatTCCCTTTACAATGGTCCTCCATCATCACCTCTCTGAATATTGAACTACAAGcataagaaacaaaagaaacaacAATCTAGATTCCTTTGCAGCAACCATGAAAATTTAAAGAGTTGCTTGCTTCTCTTGTAAACCAGTGATACTCGTAAAAAGGCTGAGTGGttctttcaaacaaaaaaactaCAGACCACTCATATCCAATAATATAACATGTTCACCTCTCTGAATATTGAACTACAAGCATAAGACTCCACAAATGGAGACACTAAAAAACaggcaaattcttctttttcatacaAAAGAAACATTAGATTTTGTAGGTAAACGATCACATCTAACCTTATTATATGCAAGTGCAATTGATACTGCTCCTCTCATTAGACCAGCCCACCATATTACGACCTGTAGATTGAAATTTTAGAAGTTGTTCTCACATTTGACTTAATAGATATACAATAATTTGAGTCCCGAATACTCACTTGCTGCTTAAAGGTGATTTTCTCATTTGGAGACTTCTTACTTAAGTtggaaagaaaagataatgggAAAACAAAAGCAGCTCTTCCAATCAATACCATACCTAGCAGAATTGAGCTGACAGCAACTGATTTTCCAGGGCTGCATGGCAGGATAAATATTAGAAGCTACCAATGAAATCAAATTAATAACCAAGGAACAACTTATATGCCCAAGATATATAAAGTTCACTGTTTAAGTAAGCTTAATAGTAAATATGGACCTCTTGTTTTCAATATTATAGTCTAATTATAGCCcatggttttctatttttcttgatatatgtgactgcataaAAAGAGAGATGTAAGGGTGCAGCCGACTGCAGATTTATCTTCTACTTTTCCTTCCGTTCCTTAGTACTAGAATGGCTCCATTGAACTTACCGCATTACatagtaatattatatattaatatcatGATAGATCCATCATGTCTTTCAGTGAGAGGCTAGTGGCAAAACTATGTTTATTTATAATTCTTAAAAGCCAGGTATTACCATTTCAggtctgaaattcaaaattcaatgcAAAATAATATCTAAGAATAGAAGAAATTTTATTGCTATTTTTGTAATCCCAATTGCTCATCAATTTATCATCCTATTTAGAGTTGGGCCACAACTGCAGCCTTCATAGTTGAAGGTGTTGGGAAGTAGGTATGCCCTAAAAAGCCATTTGCATATTAAACATCGTATTTTGAGATATCACATAGGTATATCTTCTATTCATAGTCATAAACAGCTAAAGGTTGTTTCACATATTAGTCTTTGAGGGGGACAAAGACCAGAAGTGTCACTTATGGGTAGAATGAGCAAGTAGACAGTTGTGTATTCTGCAGGAAGTATTGGATCATTCTACACTTCAAGATGGTTCACAGCTATGGATGAGGTTGAGCATCACACTCATATGGCTACCATTATGTACAATGTCCAATAATAAATTGGAGTGGCTATTTTTTTCGTAAGCATCAAAATAGTTGATCTTGAACTGATACATGAGTGAGCTTCACACTGAACCATCAATGGGACACAGCCACCTCTTGGAAACCATTGTTGAAGATGACATTCTCATAAAGCGATCCCCTGACTTGGGGGCACAACTACCCACTATGATTTTGGTTAATGAATTTAAGGCCAAACTTGTGTACCAATTATGGTACCCTAGATTTATCCTTGGAGCACACTAGTTTACTATGCCATGTCATGAGTGAGGAATAAGGATTGTCCAATAAGGAACCTGTCTATGATTTCATCCACATTAGAAAAGAGACATGGTGAAGTATGGAATCTTGATACCAAGCTAATGTTTTGATCGAATCATTTTcatattaaataatatatttattttgaataaaaCCAAAtgtatttattttgaaaatggTTTTGCACGCATATCAGTTTTTAGTTGTATTTGATAAATCCAAAATTCTGATGggccatgaaattaattaggtATGGATTTGAAATGGCATATATTTTCAGAATGATTAATCGAGCATAAAGGAAGGTGTAGGGACTGAATTGCAAGAATAAATGCTATGCGTGAAGAGAGACTTTTCTATCCATTCTACTAGAATTAGCACAATcatacatatttatatataaggAGGCTAGCCCGCCTCGCTACATTGTGACCATGGCACAGATATTAAGTAAGAGAGGACATGTTAGATTAGAAATCCAATTAACATTCGATCCTATACATGTTCGTCTTTTTATCGTTTCACTAAATATCTATTGAGTTCTCGCACTTGGGTGAAATATGATTGCACATATAGACTAGATCCTTGGCATAGGGGTTGGTTCAAGCAGGCCGGATAACCCAAATTGGCTGTGTTTATGGGTTGGGCCCAAACCACAGGCCTAGGGCTTCACTAAGTGCTCGGCCAATTGGGGTTTCCCTAGGTTCTGCCCACTTATCTAGGGTTTTCCTTGGAGTGGCGTCCATCCTACCATAAATAGGAGGGGCATGTGGGGCTTTAGGGCAAGCGTTAAGGTTTCTCATGTTGAGATctcaggaaagagatctcatGGTAGCCGCCTACTAGAAAGATGACAGAGAGAAGGAAGATTGAAGGAAGAAAGACAAGGAGATCCAAGTAATTCTTCGAGGGCCTATCGAGTGTTGAATACTCTGTGTGGTGCCTAGAGAAGTCTTCATCCATTTACTTCTATCTTGTAATGCTCTAACCTCTTCTTGGAGGCATTAATCTATGATCTAATACATGCAACTATCTTTCTTGGTGATTTATCTAAAGTTCCACTTTAAATCTTCCATTGCACCATGATGCCAGACTACATTAGTGTCCTTCAGAAAGTACTGCATTGCTGTTTGATTTCAGCAAGCTAAATCATTGTTTGAAAATGAAAACTCAGGAAATCTAAAACTTGGTAGTCCCAATATCCTTTTGGATATCAGATTTGAGATCATCCTGCATCAACCAATGTGGCAATTTTTATAGCCATATCTAATGGCAATTCAGAAGCTAAATCATGCCCTAGATAGTAGTGCTTAATATCATGGGTCAAGTTTACTTGTTGATGTTGTGGTCTTCTAATTACTGTTTGTAGCCAGATGACACACTCATATAGACCGCTTAATAGCTCCATGCAAGAACACATTTTCAACATCCAATGGATGCTTGTGCCATTATCTACAACAACTGACTAAAAATTCTTGTTTAAACTAGGCATCCTTTGCAGGGTTTttgcatgaacatattttagtATAGAGTCTATTCCTCTGGCTCTACCTCAATCTAAATTTTTACCTCTAAGCTTTCATcagtttaaaacttaaaaaatatgcTTATCTACAGCTCACTGGCGTCATCTCTTTGAAATGTGCCACCACCTCCTATTCTACGTTTTTCTGCAAAGTTTACACCTCCATAACTTTCCATTATTTTGGCTGAACTGTACTCCTTTTACGATctaattgataacaaatgaaaagTGGAGTGAACATAAAATAATGTTAAAAGAGAgctgcatgaaaaaaaaaaaaatttgtcagGGTGCGAGGTACAATTCTCTTACATTTCTTAAAACAATAGGAAGCCTAAAAGCATGGATATCGGATTCATAGTAGACCACTTGGTCTGAGGGTGATTGAGGTTCTACAATACTTATTTGCTTGTCTTGACCTCAATTCTTGTTTATCCACGaccaatagaatttctttcatgACTATTGGTTCCAAAAAATTCACCCTAAGAAGAACCTATATGGGCAAGAAGTAAATGCTGAATCGAATTTCTGAAGATGCAGACATTGAATAACCGGCAACTTTGCTACTGAACTCGCCCAGAAGTCAATCTTCTGCAATGGTAGGGTGGACCCTTGCAGGCTGAATCCATGAAATAAAAACCTTTTAAAAAGTGGTTGACTATAACAGCATATCCCTTTTCTGCACAAAATATGCTGCACGGGACTGCAGGTTCTATCATTTGTTGTTCTATAAATGTCAAAGCCAAGGTCTGCTGCCGACTTGTACCATCCCGTACCAACCATATCATATCGATAATGTATCAGTATGCTACCGAGGTTCGATTTGATATATAAGTCGAATCAGTCTGTAATGGTCCAAATCAAGCAAAACCATTTCGACCCAATACTGAGCCATCCTGCCCAATTTCAAACGGTACCATGGCTGAAAGTAACAAAAAGTATTGAAAGCCTATCTTAGAATGGGGTGTATACTAACCTtaccgtaccgaaccggtaacATACCGGTATGGTTCTTCGTACCGATTTTGCGGACCTTAGTCATAGTTGTTCAAAAAAGCAAACAGAGCCTAAAGCATTCGAGAGAAAGAGCAACTTCGACTAGAGGTTAAAAAAAGGACCCATTATGTTCCGCATCATTGTATTTCAATGCAGCCGTGTAGGTTATATTAATCCATCCACCAGAACATACATCGGTAAGATCATGTTTTCTTTAAATGTATGGTTTAATTCTAATTAAAATAGGGAATAAAATAGATCAATCTTGATTTTTTTAGGTGATTCTTGAAGACATGATGCCATAAGTACTTGAATATAAACCTAAGGTTCCAAGATGTCTATAATAGATTAAGAAGTTGGAAGCCTCATACATAGAAAATGACAGATAAGGCCCTGATAGTAATCATGAGATGTAGAAAATGACAACTAAGGCCCTGATTAGCGTAtgccgaaccggcccgtaccggccggtaccggccggccAGCTACCGGTACGCCAGCTACTGGTCCGGCCAGCTACCGGTACGCTGGAGCCGTGGAAACCGGTACAGGTCGGTTCCTTCccggagacgaagaagacgaggagaagaagagagagcgcggggaagagagggacggagcccaccttcggccgccatcggagagtcGCGGAGGGGCAtcggaggccggtggggggcggcggagcccggcGGGGGACGGGGGAACCCGCGGGGGCGCTGCGGAGGACGTGGCCGCGGTTTTAAATTTGgggattttaagtgaagtcggcaaatcggttCCCCCGGCCTCCGCAGCGCCCCCGCGGGTTCCCCCGTCCCCCgccgggctccgccgccccccaccggcctccgacgcccctccgcggctctccgatggcggccgaaggtgggctccctccctctctctggttctcttcttcttccccggttCCGGCGGAGAAGAGCTTCCTGGTTCGTACCGCCCGAAGCATGgtacgaaccggcccgtaccggtccggtaggcaaccggtatgcctaccggacccggtacggcggaccttggcccTGATAGTAATCATGAGATGCAAAAACATTTTTAGTTTCAATGCAAGCATTTCATATCACAAGCCAACCTAAAGTAGCATTTCATATCACAAGCATGAAACATGGACAGATGAACAGTGTCAATGCAATCATGTATTGAGACCTTGCTTATACCATACTGAGATCTCCTTCCTATtctaattatataaaaaaatttagagcAATTCAAAGAAACTACAGTATTCGGCTCACAAGAAGTTTCCTAGTCCACAAACGTTCATCGAGGAATGTGACATATACCGTACCTGTTACTGGCCACTTTCCACTTTTCAATGTCTAATGCATCCATGCCAacataaagaaagagaaaaatctctGCAATAAATGACGATGTTGCAAAGGCATGCCTGAGACAGTAAGTCAAAAAGCAATATATTAATATCATAACATGAACAGTGAGAGAAGGAACAAGTAAAACATGAGAAGCAATAGTTTATATAGCTAGGAGCTATCAAGAAATTGCATACGTGGTGGTAACTCTGGAACTTTCTGTCACATTATGCCAAGTATAGTGCGACATTACTATTCCGCAGAAGAACACTGTTAGAATACCGCTTAAATCTAATAGCTGCAACAAGAAACAAGTTGTCAGTGATGTGTTTAACTTAGTAAATGAAATATCAAGCATCATGGAGACAAGGGAAAGCCAGACTGTTTCTAAATATGTTTGTTGATTTAAAAGAAGACACTCACTTCTGCCAGCATATAGGAAAGGTAAGCCATAAGTATCATAATTGCAACTTCACGATCAGTAGAATGTCTATTAAATGGAAATATAAGCAATGAGATCTTTAGCAGAAAACAGGAAAATTTGATTTTGCTTTTGATAGTATCACATCATGTTGCtacattataaaataatattaataactACAAAAGGGTGCTGCAATTATCAgtgttttattttaagtatggaaagcataagaaaagaaaaaactgcaGCACCAATCCAGTTCTTTCAGTACTCCTACACTAATAAAATTTTTCCACAGCTAACCATAACCATCCAGCCATATTCCAACTATTTGAGGTTGGCTTTATGGTAACTACAATGCAAAAGAAAACACTAAGAGAAGTTTAGGTTTCTTGCATCACCAACCTGCCAAAATACAACTTTTTGATGATATAAGCACTAAACAATCCAGCCTGCAGAAGAAAGAGAACAAATATCAACCAGAAATAGAACTCTGGCCATTTGGAAAAGGATACAGAAAAGTTGCAAGTTGGAGGGcatatttcttttatgaaaaTGAACTACATTACAGAAGCATAACAAACTTACAAATGCTCCAAGAAAAGTGCTGGTAAAGAATAGAGAAAAGAAGTTTGCAACAAACTTCAAAACAGTAACAGCATCAATATTTCCTAGATCAAAGTTTTGGATTGCATTAAAAAGCACTATTGAAGTGGCATCATTTACAACACCTTCGCCAAAAACCAGGCTATAAAGTAAAGGCGTCTCATCCTGACTGAGAACCTGTTTTTCAAGAACACAATTTCCAAATATGGTAAGCTATTATATCTTAAGCTTTGCCTATAACACAAATTT contains the following coding sequences:
- the LOC120104695 gene encoding sodium/hydrogen exchanger 2-like isoform X5 is translated as MAVHLGSVPIKLGVLSESDHMSVASINLFVALLCACIVIGHLLEENRWMNESITALLIGLGTGVIILLTTKGKSSHLRVFSEELFFIYLLPPIIFNAGFQVKKKRFFRNFMTIMLFGAVGTLISFIIISLGAIGIIKKMDIGVLEIGDYLAVGAIFSATDSVCTLQVLSQDETPLLYSLVFGEGVVNDATSIVLFNAIQNFDLGNIDAVTVLKFVANFFSLFFTSTFLGAFAGLFSAYIIKKLYFGRHSTDREVAIMILMAYLSYMLAELLDLSGILTVFFCGIVMSHYTWHNVTESSRVTTTHAFATSSFIAEIFLFLYVGMDALDIEKWKVASNSPGKSVAVSSILLGMVLIGRAAFVFPLSFLSNLSKKSPNEKITFKQQVVIWWAGLMRGAVSIALAYNKFARPGHTQLRGNAIMITSTITVVLFNTVGSQHVIRASKF
- the LOC120104695 gene encoding sodium/hydrogen exchanger 2-like isoform X4; the protein is MAVHLGSVPIKLGVLSESDHMSVASINLFVALLCACIVIGHLLEENRWMNESITALLIGLGTGVIILLTTKGKSSHLRVFSEELFFIYLLPPIIFNAGFQVKKKRFFRNFMTIMLFGAVGTLISFIIISLGAIGIIKKMDIGVLEIGDYLAVGAIFSATDSVCTLQVLSQDETPLLYSLVFGEGVVNDATSIVLFNAIQNFDLGNIDAVTVLKFVANFFSLFFTSTFLGAFAGLFSAYIIKKLYFGRHSTDREVAIMILMAYLSYMLAELLDLSGILTVFFCGIVMSHYTWHNVTESSRVTTTHAFATSSFIAEIFLFLYVGMDALDIEKWKVASNSPGKSVAVSSILLGMVLIGRAAFVFPLSFLSNLSKKSPNEKITFKQQVVIWWAGLMRGAVSIALAYNKFARPGHTQLRGNAIMITSTITVVLFNTVQGSQHVIRASKF